In Candidatus Nealsonbacteria bacterium DGGOD1a, one DNA window encodes the following:
- a CDS encoding tRNA 4-thiouridine(8) synthase ThiI, with amino-acid sequence MRKTKALALFSGGLDSMLAAKILEAQGIAAVPICFESCFFSCAAARDSAAAIGMKLRVEDISRPHLEIVRNPAHGYGGAINPCIDCHLLMLKTAKAIMDKEGFDFVATGEVLGERPMSQNKQSLDTVERESGLSGILLRPLSAKLLPETVSETNGLVDRGRLCDISGRSRRPQMEMAKQFGIIDIPQPGGGCILTETDYGQRLRKLISIKPDFDGSDAKVLQNCRPVWEGDVLFAVARNQADCAALKGLAKPGDTIFEPQNFPGPVVLARNFGAEAGQEEIEPLGKKYLLQYSKKAPQNPKISVTMI; translated from the coding sequence ATGAGAAAGACAAAAGCGCTGGCGCTGTTTTCCGGCGGATTGGATTCAATGCTGGCGGCCAAGATTTTGGAAGCGCAAGGGATTGCCGCGGTTCCGATTTGTTTTGAGAGTTGTTTTTTTTCTTGCGCCGCGGCGCGCGATTCCGCGGCGGCAATCGGAATGAAACTGCGCGTTGAGGATATTTCCCGGCCGCACTTGGAAATCGTGAGAAATCCGGCGCACGGATACGGCGGCGCGATCAATCCGTGCATTGATTGCCATTTGCTGATGTTAAAAACCGCCAAGGCGATAATGGACAAAGAAGGGTTTGATTTTGTGGCCACGGGCGAAGTGCTGGGCGAGCGGCCGATGTCGCAGAACAAGCAATCGCTGGATACCGTGGAGCGGGAATCGGGCTTGTCCGGAATTTTATTGCGGCCGTTGTCGGCCAAACTCTTGCCGGAAACCGTGTCGGAAACAAACGGCCTTGTCGATCGCGGCCGATTGTGTGATATTTCCGGCCGGTCGCGCCGGCCGCAAATGGAGATGGCCAAGCAATTCGGCATCATTGATATTCCCCAGCCCGGGGGCGGTTGTATTCTGACCGAAACCGATTACGGCCAAAGATTGAGAAAACTTATTTCGATAAAACCCGATTTTGACGGTTCGGACGCGAAAGTTTTGCAAAACTGCCGTCCCGTCTGGGAAGGCGATGTTTTGTTCGCGGTCGCGCGTAACCAAGCGGATTGCGCCGCGCTGAAAGGCCTGGCCAAGCCCGGCGATACCATATTCGAGCCGCAAAACTTTCCCGGCCCGGTTGTGCTGGCGCGCAATTTCGGCGCAGAGGCGGGGCAAGAAGAAATTGAGCCGTTGGGGAAAAAATATTTATTGCAATACTCCAAAAAAGCGCCGCAAAATCCGAAAATTTCAGTAACAATGATTTAA
- a CDS encoding GreA/GreB family elongation factor, producing the protein MLEEKNFYLTRQGLKKIKKEYEELKRIKLSKTKGEAPAILVSEDVNPEYIALQEDLGLLDIRLAEIEAILKNASIIKNPAKTAQASVGLGATVLVNINGKDSKFTIVGTLEADPDRGMISNESPVGKILLGKKTGDLIKIDPSGKINCKIKKIAYNIS; encoded by the coding sequence ATGCTCGAAGAAAAAAATTTCTATCTGACGCGCCAAGGACTTAAAAAAATAAAGAAGGAATACGAGGAACTCAAGCGAATAAAGCTTTCAAAAACCAAAGGCGAGGCTCCGGCGATATTGGTTTCCGAAGATGTCAATCCGGAATATATCGCCCTGCAGGAAGATCTCGGACTGCTCGACATCAGGCTGGCCGAGATTGAAGCCATTCTTAAAAACGCCAGCATCATCAAAAATCCGGCTAAAACCGCGCAAGCCTCGGTTGGACTGGGCGCGACCGTATTGGTAAACATCAACGGCAAAGACAGCAAATTCACTATCGTGGGCACGCTTGAAGCCGATCCCGACCGAGGAATGATTTCCAACGAATCTCCGGTTGGGAAAATATTGCTTGGTAAAAAAACCGGCGACTTGATTAAAATTGATCCGTCCGGAAAAATAAATTGCAAAATCAAAAAAATCGCCTACAACATCTCATAG
- a CDS encoding MFS transporter, whose product MIKFKVNRIIKFLLLSDFVFWSGWGLVAPIFAIFIVDKVVGGNEFVVGISTAIYSALSALLRIPLGLFLDNQPHERSDLWFAITGLWIASLSSLFFAFAFLPWHIYVLQAIHATGMAMNLSGWTALYTRHIDKGRESTEWGISAVSVGVGAALTAVIGGWMAANFGFKVVFICVGITGFLGSAMLLFIYRQIQKGSGHGLYFSLKELARKAGE is encoded by the coding sequence ATGATTAAATTCAAAGTTAATCGAATTATCAAATTTTTGCTTTTGTCGGATTTTGTTTTCTGGAGCGGTTGGGGTTTGGTCGCGCCGATATTCGCGATTTTTATCGTTGATAAAGTCGTGGGCGGGAATGAATTCGTGGTCGGAATTTCCACCGCGATCTACTCGGCGCTTTCGGCGCTGTTGAGAATTCCGTTGGGATTGTTTTTGGACAATCAGCCGCATGAAAGATCCGACCTTTGGTTTGCCATAACCGGATTGTGGATCGCATCGTTGAGTTCGCTGTTCTTCGCGTTCGCGTTCTTGCCGTGGCATATTTATGTTTTGCAAGCGATCCATGCGACCGGCATGGCAATGAACCTTTCGGGTTGGACCGCGCTGTACACTCGCCATATCGATAAAGGCCGGGAATCGACCGAATGGGGCATCAGCGCCGTATCGGTGGGCGTGGGCGCCGCGCTGACCGCGGTTATCGGCGGATGGATGGCCGCCAATTTCGGTTTTAAAGTGGTTTTTATATGCGTGGGAATAACCGGTTTTCTCGGTTCGGCAATGCTGTTGTTTATTTACCGCCAGATACAAAAAGGCTCCGGCCACGGTTTGTATTTCAGTTTGAAGGAATTGGCGCGGAAAGCCGGAGAATAA
- a CDS encoding NUDIX domain-containing protein: MKFEKSAGAIIFRDDNGINRFLLLRYPAVCHRSGRDYWDFVKGHVEAGESELETIIREAEEETGLRDLEFVPGFSQKMEYFFTFKDQKIFKIVNFRLAQTFSKDIVLSDEHNDFAWRPYDEACAALSFGNAKTVLKSANDFLEKLKKL; this comes from the coding sequence ATGAAATTTGAAAAATCCGCCGGAGCGATAATTTTTCGCGATGATAACGGGATCAATAGATTCCTGCTTTTGCGTTATCCGGCGGTTTGCCACCGTTCGGGCCGGGATTATTGGGATTTCGTGAAAGGCCATGTGGAAGCGGGGGAAAGCGAATTGGAAACGATAATACGCGAAGCCGAGGAAGAAACAGGATTGCGCGACTTGGAATTTGTCCCGGGTTTTTCGCAAAAAATGGAATATTTTTTCACCTTTAAAGATCAAAAGATTTTCAAGATCGTTAATTTCCGTTTGGCGCAAACATTTTCAAAAGACATTGTTTTGTCTGATGAGCACAATGATTTCGCTTGGCGGCCTTATGATGAAGCGTGCGCGGCGTTGTCGTTTGGCAATGCCAAAACGGTTTTAAAAAGCGCGAATGATTTTTTGGAAAAATTAAAAAAATTATGA
- a CDS encoding M64 family metallopeptidase, with amino-acid sequence MINLFWRLLKLKYLARRLLSAALVSAIIAGSFPVGMSEVRAALPQGEKESLSGQAGGDYLWQSLEAGDLGGIENTSQYAGWRFSALKDAYVTELCGYFKGVYSVNLYDGAYNLKASGQITGYEQWNCASIAPIAVFKGEKYYVVAEILNSPVYYRSGASMLPRQNKEAIIESGITQRINQPFGSDMKSDDSRVFGMVDVKITSKQEAEILIKKAGASLAQAVSGAAGNEAAGNFSAVVRNCAHGKCIACAAESCRIESDEQSKDQKENTFIQICAKGNCWSCTNENCAKTDAAGFVKTGYSFKNCKNNKCINCLNGQCNVTGGQEPTYYKWDAAGGGMDGGSFFMDTGTGGSGGGGSGAWESYYGGNYSGDAFGGGGGGGFDAKAAAVALVNHAFTDQDFIDALLAYMAAAKEEGITNTTPTYGQLAEFINRAAGETLIDTDSVSVKEQSTVSSAIETMAPIYSAFSMTKTDPKTGALVVTPGNPETAASTRASSLTTGWGSKMNAPVAKDADGKEIYVAVNVGEEVTAGSSFSVPLYVLENGKIVSKGVTGYSVKNSATAPHSSEEANAINANGGIVYVPVRESTPAYGLLNSSTAATFTNNGKKAAGGGVSQVAAGLPANAIVVDAPSVSDNSSTQGATVASSVISDWLPTGSADKTAAATTKTGGAAATVYVPKVVAASPTAIASADGTAKIESDPQTVADNSRKIIDEIKSQMSETVVDESTGEIEIIPPASERTNDLIYAWGSNTLGQAVGQIEVTANADGTPINASTVIAHQAITYSPAAVRTITEGGEAKTSLVYAAPTTYYLTEEDVASIKAGNVLYAPVVAAEPLSLNSGIGSEFQPVEKTGNANTLTTGAPGHSFQATAQVSDSSAGGAQQNDTVSDTARAIENTGGLSLVDSQKNFLDDGNEIPLSTEIFYSDAVNWLRLPSGSIKDSYETIAAADYRRAGYFEFRDAGLSFKKIISKSSGSAAAAVGDLSAGSGDASAAGTAAKSKNKGPFVIGYDPVITGNQMPEISVKTDRKAVCKAAPYDLEYGLMWNILETADGKNHQKKFTAQLNEGTYTFYVRCKDEAGNLNMFSQKIVFTVDKSFDEKIAFNEVPPTISSAGAQVLNSNAKISANIKSGVPVDGVEARVRDRNGRFVAAFILADGGNGNWNYDWQNVAGIGAGEYKIDIFAKDASENFSEQKNAVAFTVAATAAGNCKDMKMGGSFAKKIDVVFVPCGYGSDLVSFEADAERQIEQFSKFAPVAQNIDKFNFRAVEVSGLDCADDLKDNMDKDAEIFRQVARPCLPDAVMVLKKNSQGSAHGISLAGAGIGFVSAQAPTASIHELGHAFFNLNDEYSYGCTYTDMSNSPNCSNEPKCEKWKDLAGAGCYSGCTCEGNYRSSNDSVMLDPSRATQFSPAASRQILKILTVFE; translated from the coding sequence ATGATTAATTTATTTTGGCGATTGTTAAAATTAAAATATCTCGCCCGGCGATTATTGTCCGCGGCGTTGGTATCCGCGATTATTGCCGGCAGTTTTCCGGTCGGAATGTCGGAAGTCCGGGCGGCTTTGCCGCAAGGAGAAAAAGAATCTTTGTCCGGCCAGGCCGGAGGCGATTACCTTTGGCAGTCGCTGGAAGCCGGCGATTTGGGAGGAATTGAAAACACATCGCAATACGCGGGTTGGCGTTTTTCGGCGTTGAAAGATGCTTATGTTACCGAGCTTTGCGGCTATTTCAAGGGGGTTTATTCGGTGAATTTGTATGACGGCGCGTATAATCTCAAGGCCAGCGGCCAGATTACCGGTTACGAACAATGGAATTGCGCTTCAATCGCTCCGATCGCGGTTTTCAAGGGCGAGAAATATTATGTCGTCGCCGAAATTTTGAACAGTCCGGTTTATTACCGGAGCGGCGCTTCGATGTTGCCGCGGCAGAATAAAGAGGCGATAATCGAAAGCGGAATAACGCAGAGAATCAATCAGCCGTTCGGATCGGATATGAAATCGGATGACAGTCGGGTTTTTGGCATGGTTGATGTAAAAATCACTTCCAAGCAGGAAGCGGAAATTTTGATTAAAAAAGCGGGCGCCAGTTTGGCGCAAGCGGTGAGCGGCGCGGCCGGAAACGAAGCGGCCGGTAATTTTTCCGCCGTTGTGCGTAATTGCGCGCATGGAAAATGCATCGCTTGCGCCGCGGAAAGCTGCCGGATTGAAAGCGACGAACAGTCGAAAGATCAGAAAGAAAATACTTTTATTCAGATTTGCGCCAAAGGAAATTGCTGGAGTTGCACCAATGAAAATTGCGCCAAAACCGATGCGGCGGGATTTGTTAAAACCGGTTATTCATTCAAGAATTGCAAGAACAATAAATGCATAAATTGCTTAAACGGCCAATGCAATGTTACCGGTGGCCAAGAGCCGACTTATTATAAGTGGGATGCGGCCGGCGGCGGAATGGATGGCGGCAGTTTCTTTATGGATACCGGTACGGGCGGAAGCGGCGGCGGGGGTTCGGGCGCGTGGGAAAGTTATTATGGCGGTAATTATTCCGGCGACGCTTTTGGCGGCGGCGGAGGAGGAGGCTTTGACGCCAAAGCCGCGGCAGTGGCGCTAGTTAATCATGCTTTCACTGACCAGGATTTTATTGACGCGTTGTTGGCTTATATGGCGGCCGCCAAAGAAGAAGGAATTACCAATACAACTCCGACTTACGGCCAGCTTGCCGAGTTTATCAATCGTGCCGCGGGCGAAACACTGATAGACACAGATTCGGTTTCCGTTAAAGAACAATCAACGGTGAGTTCGGCAATCGAGACAATGGCGCCGATCTATTCGGCTTTTAGCATGACAAAAACCGATCCCAAAACCGGCGCGCTTGTGGTAACTCCCGGAAATCCGGAAACCGCGGCTTCCACTCGGGCATCCAGTTTGACTACCGGTTGGGGTTCCAAGATGAACGCGCCGGTGGCAAAAGACGCCGACGGAAAAGAAATTTATGTCGCGGTAAATGTGGGAGAAGAGGTTACGGCCGGCAGTTCGTTTTCGGTCCCGTTGTATGTTTTGGAAAACGGCAAAATTGTTTCAAAGGGAGTAACCGGTTACAGCGTCAAAAATTCCGCGACCGCGCCTCATTCTTCCGAGGAAGCCAACGCGATAAACGCGAATGGCGGTATAGTATATGTTCCGGTGAGGGAATCGACGCCTGCCTATGGGCTTTTGAATTCCTCAACCGCGGCGACATTTACCAATAACGGGAAAAAAGCGGCCGGCGGCGGTGTTTCGCAGGTGGCGGCCGGTTTGCCGGCCAACGCGATTGTCGTTGACGCGCCTTCGGTTTCGGATAATTCTTCAACTCAAGGCGCGACGGTCGCGTCATCGGTGATTTCGGACTGGCTGCCGACCGGGTCGGCGGATAAGACCGCGGCGGCAACAACCAAAACCGGCGGCGCGGCGGCAACGGTTTATGTTCCGAAAGTTGTTGCGGCATCGCCAACCGCGATTGCTTCGGCGGATGGAACGGCCAAGATCGAATCCGATCCGCAAACCGTGGCCGATAATTCTCGAAAAATTATCGATGAAATAAAATCGCAAATGAGCGAAACCGTAGTGGACGAATCCACCGGTGAAATTGAAATTATTCCTCCGGCAAGCGAAAGAACCAATGATTTGATTTATGCTTGGGGTTCAAACACGCTTGGGCAGGCGGTGGGCCAAATCGAGGTAACGGCCAACGCGGATGGAACGCCGATAAACGCATCAACCGTAATCGCGCACCAGGCGATAACATATTCCCCGGCGGCGGTTCGGACGATTACTGAAGGCGGCGAAGCAAAGACATCATTGGTTTATGCCGCTCCGACAACCTATTATTTGACTGAAGAAGATGTCGCGTCGATTAAAGCGGGAAATGTTCTTTATGCGCCGGTAGTCGCGGCCGAGCCGCTTAGTTTGAATTCCGGAATCGGATCGGAGTTTCAACCGGTGGAGAAAACCGGCAACGCGAACACATTGACCACCGGCGCGCCCGGACATTCTTTCCAAGCAACGGCTCAAGTGTCGGATTCTTCGGCCGGCGGCGCTCAACAAAATGATACGGTTTCCGATACGGCGCGGGCGATAGAAAATACCGGCGGGTTGTCTCTCGTTGACAGTCAGAAAAATTTTTTGGACGACGGCAACGAGATACCGTTAAGCACGGAGATATTTTATAGCGACGCGGTAAATTGGCTGCGTTTGCCGTCCGGTTCAATTAAAGATTCTTACGAAACGATTGCCGCGGCGGATTACCGGCGGGCGGGGTATTTTGAATTCAGAGACGCCGGTTTGTCTTTTAAAAAAATAATTTCCAAATCTTCCGGTTCGGCGGCCGCGGCAGTCGGCGATCTGTCGGCCGGAAGCGGCGATGCTTCCGCGGCCGGCACCGCGGCCAAATCCAAAAATAAAGGGCCGTTCGTGATTGGTTACGATCCGGTGATTACCGGCAATCAGATGCCGGAAATTTCCGTCAAAACCGACAGAAAAGCGGTTTGCAAGGCCGCGCCCTATGATCTCGAATATGGTTTGATGTGGAATATATTGGAAACTGCCGATGGCAAAAACCATCAAAAGAAATTTACCGCGCAGTTAAACGAGGGAACATATACTTTTTATGTCCGCTGCAAGGATGAAGCGGGAAATTTAAATATGTTTTCCCAAAAAATTGTATTTACGGTTGATAAAAGTTTTGACGAAAAAATTGCTTTTAACGAGGTGCCGCCAACCATAAGTTCCGCGGGCGCGCAAGTTCTAAATTCCAATGCCAAGATATCGGCGAACATCAAGAGCGGGGTGCCGGTGGACGGAGTCGAAGCGCGGGTGCGCGACCGAAACGGCCGTTTTGTCGCGGCGTTTATTTTGGCGGATGGCGGCAACGGCAATTGGAATTATGACTGGCAAAATGTTGCCGGCATCGGCGCGGGCGAATACAAAATTGATATATTCGCGAAAGACGCGTCGGAAAATTTTTCCGAGCAAAAAAACGCCGTTGCTTTTACCGTGGCGGCAACCGCCGCCGGCAATTGCAAAGATATGAAAATGGGAGGTTCGTTCGCGAAAAAGATCGATGTGGTTTTCGTTCCCTGCGGTTATGGAAGCGATCTGGTTTCTTTTGAAGCGGATGCCGAACGCCAGATTGAACAGTTTTCCAAATTCGCGCCGGTTGCCCAAAATATCGATAAATTCAATTTCCGCGCGGTGGAAGTTTCCGGTCTTGATTGCGCCGATGATTTGAAGGATAATATGGATAAGGATGCCGAAATTTTTCGCCAAGTCGCGCGGCCTTGCCTGCCGGACGCGGTGATGGTTTTGAAAAAAAATTCCCAAGGATCGGCCCACGGCATTTCTTTGGCGGGCGCGGGAATAGGGTTTGTTTCGGCTCAAGCGCCGACCGCTTCCATCCATGAACTCGGACACGCTTTTTTCAATTTGAACGATGAATACAGTTATGGTTGCACTTATACCGATATGTCAAATTCTCCAAATTGTTCCAATGAACCGAAATGCGAAAAATGGAAAGATTTGGCGGGCGCGGGGTGCTATTCGGGGTGTACTTGCGAGGGTAATTACCGATCGTCAAACGATAGCGTGATGCTTGATCCGTCGCGGGCCACGCAGTTCAGTCCGGCGGCCAGCCGCCAAATTTTAAAAATACTGACTGTTTTTGAATAA
- a CDS encoding MGMT family protein: MVMTFKQKVFAAVKKIPRGGTLSYKQVAEMAGSPLACRAVGNILRANYDPAIPCHRVVRSDGKTGGYNRGAEAKKEILKSECGFCRGVPCNRPDWHFNAGENMVSPLRIGARDGNADDFRRARA, from the coding sequence ATGGTTATGACATTTAAACAAAAAGTTTTTGCCGCGGTTAAAAAAATTCCCCGGGGTGGGACATTGAGCTATAAACAGGTGGCCGAAATGGCGGGAAGTCCTTTGGCCTGCCGGGCGGTGGGAAATATTTTGCGTGCCAATTATGATCCGGCGATTCCCTGCCACCGGGTTGTCCGATCCGACGGCAAAACCGGCGGTTACAACCGCGGCGCGGAAGCGAAGAAAGAAATATTAAAGTCGGAGTGTGGATTTTGCAGGGGCGTTCCGTGTAATCGCCCGGATTGGCATTTCAACGCGGGCGAAAACATGGTTTCGCCCCTACGAATTGGTGCGCGCGATGGCAACGCCGATGACTTTCGCCGCGCCCGCGCGTGA
- the polX gene encoding DNA polymerase/3'-5' exonuclease PolX: MPNNQLAKIFYEIADMLDADNTPFKPFSYRKAARALADLKDDVAEIYRRGGLKAIEEIPGVGASIGAKIEEYILKGGIDYYEAQKRRLPADLSEIAAVEGLGFKKAKVLYEKLGVKNLADLETAARAGNIAPLFGFGEKSQANILQGIEFRKSSGGRFLLDQILPRALAVKDILEKHGGLARVEIAGSLRRRKETIGDIDLLAAIKPGADAAKIMDFFTALPEIEKIWAKGATKSSARTKYGFDMDLRLVPPASFGAAWQYFTGSKDHNIVLRCIAKEKGFKLSEYGLFRGAEMIGGANEEEIYQKLGLEWICPELRENRGEIEAARNHNLPDLIGDRGLRGDLHCHSDWNGGDNSIEEIAAAAGAMGYEYVGIADHTKFLRIENGLDEAALARRNLAIDALNKRNAGILVLKGCEANIMADGTIDIADESLAELDFAIAGVHSGLKMKRKEMTARIIRAMENPWVDIISHPTARLLKKRPECEIDFDAICAAAAATGTILEINSHPDRLDLNDRHIRIAAARGVKMAINTDSHDVSHLRFAEFGIAQARRGWAAASDIVNALPWPEAKKILKRNRKRVN, encoded by the coding sequence ATGCCAAACAATCAGCTGGCCAAAATTTTTTATGAGATTGCCGATATGCTCGATGCCGACAATACGCCGTTTAAGCCGTTTTCTTATCGCAAGGCCGCCCGCGCTCTGGCCGATTTGAAAGATGATGTCGCCGAAATTTATCGGCGCGGCGGTTTGAAGGCGATTGAAGAAATTCCGGGAGTCGGCGCCAGTATCGGCGCGAAAATAGAAGAATATATTCTAAAGGGCGGAATTGATTATTACGAGGCGCAAAAGCGCCGCTTGCCCGCGGATTTGAGCGAAATCGCCGCGGTGGAGGGGCTGGGCTTCAAAAAAGCCAAGGTTTTATATGAAAAATTGGGCGTGAAAAATTTGGCGGATTTGGAAACCGCGGCGCGCGCCGGAAACATCGCGCCGCTGTTCGGGTTTGGCGAAAAATCCCAAGCCAATATCTTGCAGGGGATTGAATTCCGCAAATCGTCCGGCGGCCGGTTTTTGCTGGATCAAATCTTGCCGCGAGCGCTGGCGGTCAAAGATATTTTGGAAAAACACGGCGGCTTGGCGCGGGTGGAAATTGCCGGATCGCTGCGCCGGCGCAAGGAAACCATCGGCGATATCGATCTTTTGGCCGCGATAAAGCCGGGCGCGGACGCGGCCAAGATTATGGATTTTTTCACCGCCCTGCCCGAAATTGAAAAAATCTGGGCCAAAGGGGCGACGAAATCGTCGGCGAGAACAAAATACGGTTTTGATATGGACTTGCGTTTGGTGCCGCCGGCGTCTTTCGGCGCGGCGTGGCAGTATTTCACCGGCTCAAAGGATCATAATATCGTTTTGCGGTGCATCGCCAAAGAAAAAGGATTCAAGCTTTCCGAATACGGGTTATTCCGCGGCGCGGAAATGATCGGCGGCGCAAACGAGGAAGAGATTTATCAAAAATTGGGATTGGAATGGATTTGTCCGGAATTGCGGGAGAACCGCGGCGAGATTGAGGCCGCGCGAAATCATAATTTGCCCGATTTGATCGGCGATCGCGGTTTGCGCGGCGATCTTCATTGCCATTCGGATTGGAACGGCGGCGACAATTCCATTGAAGAAATCGCCGCCGCCGCGGGCGCGATGGGCTATGAATATGTCGGCATTGCCGATCACACGAAATTTTTGAGAATTGAAAACGGACTTGATGAAGCGGCGCTGGCGCGGCGCAATCTCGCGATTGACGCGCTCAACAAGCGAAACGCCGGTATCCTTGTTTTGAAAGGATGCGAGGCCAATATTATGGCCGACGGAACGATTGATATCGCCGACGAATCGTTGGCCGAACTTGATTTTGCCATTGCCGGCGTTCATTCGGGTTTAAAAATGAAACGCAAAGAAATGACGGCGCGGATCATTCGCGCGATGGAGAATCCCTGGGTTGATATCATCTCGCATCCCACTGCAAGATTGCTCAAAAAACGGCCGGAGTGCGAAATTGATTTTGACGCGATTTGCGCCGCGGCGGCGGCGACCGGCACGATTTTGGAAATAAATTCCCATCCGGATCGTCTGGATCTAAACGATCGGCATATCCGCATCGCCGCGGCGCGCGGAGTGAAAATGGCAATCAATACCGACAGCCACGATGTTTCCCATTTGCGGTTTGCCGAATTCGGCATCGCGCAGGCGCGGCGCGGCTGGGCGGCCGCGAGCGATATTGTTAACGCCTTGCCGTGGCCGGAAGCAAAGAAAATCTTGAAAAGAAACCGAAAAAGAGTAAATTAA
- a CDS encoding DUF3800 domain-containing protein, giving the protein MRYANPKINNPKINSPIKLFDQAQYDALQKEIQLFLKEIPVSLISVVIDKKGYWTKYPSQNPYHAAYIFLLERFQTYLNCENAAGICIIDPREGRVVDKRNIDKELNDIHRLLQWEKGGFWKPCPRIIEKVLFSDSSLTTGIQIADLYCYPVYHIFQYDKQGKEYDWFNGITKPKFYYHLKRIESTNLKQIEPVIDGTGLKFFPTETKKDFRFYQ; this is encoded by the coding sequence TTGCGCTACGCAAATCCGAAAATTAACAATCCAAAAATAAATTCGCCGATAAAGCTGTTTGACCAAGCCCAATATGACGCGTTGCAAAAAGAAATTCAGTTGTTTTTAAAAGAAATTCCGGTTTCTTTGATTTCGGTGGTGATTGATAAAAAAGGTTATTGGACAAAATATCCGTCTCAAAATCCCTACCATGCGGCTTATATTTTTCTTTTGGAAAGATTCCAAACTTACCTGAACTGTGAAAATGCGGCTGGAATTTGCATTATTGATCCGCGCGAGGGAAGAGTGGTTGATAAAAGAAACATAGATAAAGAATTAAACGATATCCATCGGCTTCTCCAGTGGGAGAAGGGCGGATTTTGGAAGCCGTGCCCAAGAATTATTGAAAAAGTTTTATTTTCCGATTCATCTCTGACAACTGGGATTCAAATTGCCGACTTATATTGTTATCCTGTTTACCATATTTTTCAATATGACAAACAAGGGAAAGAATATGATTGGTTCAACGGAATTACTAAACCTAAATTTTACTATCATTTAAAACGCATCGAATCAACAAACCTGAAACAAATCGAACCGGTTATCGATGGCACGGGATTAAAATTTTTTCCGACTGAAACAAAAAAGGACTTCCGATTTTATCAGTAG
- a CDS encoding radical SAM protein, with protein sequence MKTNEIWVKSALTKSRLPDADWVVNPYIGCAFGCKYCYAAFIGRWKHPDETWGEFVDIKTNAPDILKNELEKSNKKFQSKDFGSIFFSSVTDPYQGAENKHKITRNCLKVLAEFGYEGKISILTKSPLVCRDIDIFNSFKNVEVGLTVTSLDDNVARFLEGNAPPVSLRIDALKTLHDSGIPTYAFVGPLLPYFTARIDKLEEIFSGLKNAGVDRAYIEHINLSSKIRDRLFNHLAKTPDLIPYFKKAQTDDYRKNLERAIYPLAEKNGVKIIGGKVILHGR encoded by the coding sequence ATGAAAACAAATGAGATTTGGGTTAAATCGGCGCTGACAAAATCTCGGTTACCAGATGCGGATTGGGTGGTTAATCCGTATATCGGTTGCGCTTTCGGTTGCAAGTATTGTTATGCGGCGTTCATCGGCCGCTGGAAACATCCGGATGAAACTTGGGGCGAATTTGTTGATATAAAAACCAATGCGCCGGATATTTTGAAAAATGAACTGGAAAAATCAAATAAAAAATTTCAAAGCAAAGATTTTGGTTCCATATTTTTTTCGTCGGTGACCGACCCTTACCAAGGCGCAGAAAATAAGCATAAAATTACTCGGAATTGCTTGAAAGTTTTGGCAGAATTCGGCTATGAGGGTAAAATTTCAATTTTAACCAAATCGCCGTTAGTTTGCCGAGATATTGATATTTTTAACAGCTTCAAGAATGTAGAGGTTGGTCTGACGGTAACTTCGCTTGACGATAATGTGGCGCGATTTTTGGAAGGCAACGCGCCGCCGGTGTCCTTGCGGATAGATGCTTTGAAAACATTGCATGACTCCGGAATTCCAACCTATGCGTTTGTCGGGCCGCTTTTGCCTTATTTCACCGCAAGAATCGATAAGCTTGAGGAGATTTTCAGCGGTTTGAAGAATGCCGGCGTAGATAGGGCGTATATTGAACATATCAATTTATCGTCCAAAATCAGAGATCGACTTTTTAATCATTTGGCGAAAACTCCGGATTTGATTCCGTATTTTAAAAAAGCGCAAACTGACGATTATCGCAAAAATTTGGAAAGAGCAATCTATCCGCTGGCGGAAAAGAATGGCGTTAAGATTATCGGCGGAAAGGTGATATTGCATGGCCGTTAA